GGCCTTGCGGGCACTGCCCCGGACCAAGGCCCGCAGACGAGCCATCGGGCTGCTGCTCCTGGCGACCTCGCAGGTGCAGCGCCGGGAGGTCGAGCAGGGCTGCCAGACCGCCGTGCAGGCGGTGGACCTGCTGTCCGGCCTGCGGTCGAACCGGGGCGCCGAGTACCTCGACGACTTCCGGTCGCGGCTGGAGCCGTACCGGGAGGAAGCGGCGGTCAGGGAGTTCAGCGCGCGGCTGGAGACACAGGTGGCGTGACGGACACGGGGGGTGACGGGGTAGCGTGACCGACGGTTCCGTAGGTTCGGACGGTCGGAAAAGGAGTCCCGGTGACGCAGAGCGGACAAGGCGGCGACTCGCGGCAGCCGCAGCCCCATCCCGGGCCCCAGCCCCCCGTGTACGAAGCGCCCGCCTACGAGCCCCCCGCGTACGAGCCCCCCGCCTACGAGGCACCCGCGTACGGAGCACCCGCGTACGGGGTCCCCGCGCCCGGGGCGCCCGCCTACGGATACCCGCCCCAGGACGCGCCGCCCGGCCACGTCCTGGGACCGGGGTACGAGGGCCCGGGAGCGCCGCACGGCTACGGCTACCCGCCGATCCCGGAGGCCGAGACCCAGTACATACCGCCGGTCCCGGCGCACCCGGGGCCGATGGAGGCGCAGACGCAGTACATCCCGCCGGTGTCCGCCGCCCCGGCGCACATGGAGGCGGCGACGCAGTACATCCCGCCGGTCCCGGCCGGTCCGGGGCCCATGGACGCGGCGCCGATGGGCGCGGCGCACATGGAGGCGGCCACCCAGTACATCCCGCCCGTTCCGGCCGGTCCGGGCGGCGGTCCCGGCGGAATGCACGAGGCCGCGACCCAGTACATCCCGCCGGTCCCGGCGGGCCCGGGTCCCGGTCAGGGGCAGAGTCCCGGTCAGGGTCCGCCGGACGTCTTCGACGGCCTGTTCCGCGGCGACGACCAGGGGCACACCCAGGTGCTGCCGCCGATCCAGGAGCCGGTGCGCAGCCAGGCCCCGCCGCCCGCGCCGCCCTTCCAGCAGCGCCGCCCGAAGCCGCAGCCGCAGTTCCCGCAGCAGCCGGCGCACCTCCAGCAGACGGCCGGGTTCCAGCAGCCCCCGCCGCCCCCGCAGTTCCAGCAGCCCGGCCCGTTCCAGCAGCCGCCGCCGGAGGAGCCCGCGCGGAAGGTGTCGCCCGTGGTCATCGGGGTCGCGGTGCTCGCGCTCGCCGTGGCCGGTCTGGGCGTGGGGTCCCTGCTGGGGGACGGCAAGGCCCAGAACAACGACCCGGCGGCGGTGGACACCGTACCGAGCAAGCCGGCCGGTTCCGGTTCGGCCAAGCCCCCGGCGGACGAGGCGCCGGTGGATCCGGCGCGCGCCCAGGCCGTACAGCTCGACAAGGTGCTCGCGGACAGCAACGACAGCCGGGCGACCGTGATCCGCGCCGTGGACGACGTGAAGGCCTGCAAGAACCTCGCCCAGTCCGCCGAGGACCTGCGCGACGCGGCCCGCAAGCGCGAGGAGCTGGTCACCAAGCTCCAGGAGCTGAAGACCGACAAGCTGCCCGACCACGCGAAGCTGACCGCGGCGCTCACCAAGGCGTGGCAGTCGTCGGGTTCGGCGGACCAGCACTACGCGGCCTGGGCGGACGAGGCCGCGGGCGACCGCAAGACCTGCAAGGACGGCAAGGGGGCCAAGGCCACCACCCAGGCCAACGAGGGCAACAAGGCGAGCGCCGAGGCCACCAAGGCGAAGGACTCGGCCGCGGGCATGTGGAACAAGATCGCGGCGCAGTACGGGCTCACCCAGCGGGACACGTCCCAGCTCTGAGCCGGTCAGCTGGAGCGGGGGGCCGCCTCCAGGGTCTTGGTCATGTCCATGGTGGTCTCGCCGGGCTGCGCGATGATCCGGCCGTCCTGGACGATCTGGAAGGTGACGCGCCCGTTCGCCATCCGGGGGAAGCCGCCGACCGCGCGCATGTCCTGGTAGCGCCAGCTCAGGTCGGGGGTGAGGCCGCCGGTCTTGACGCCCGCCGAGTGGTTGAGGGCGCGGGCGACCGTGCGCCCGCTGACCTCCCCGTCCTTGCCGAGGCGCTTCACGATCTCGGTGAAGACGGTGTACGCGATCCAGGTGGTCTGGGTGCCGGTGTCGTCCGGGTTGACCCGGTTGTCGCCGAAGGCGTTCTCGGTGATGACCTTGCGCATCGGCTGCCACAGCGGGTCGCCGGACACCGGGTACCAGCTGGCGACGTACGCGCCCTCGAACTGGCTCTCCTTGCCGCCGGTGCGGTCCACCAGGGACTGGCTGACGCTGCCGAGGACGGAGGAGAGCTGCGGCTTCTTCGCCTCGGTGTCGAGGCGGCGGAAGGAGTCGAAGAAGGTCTCGGTGCGCTCGCCGAGGACGGCGGCCACGCACCCCTTGCCCTTGTCCCCGGTGTCGGCCGTATCGCTCTTACTGCTCTTGTCGGTCTTGTCGGCCTTGTCGGCGGTCTTGCCCTTGCCCGCCTCGGTGAGGGCTTCGCGGGCTTGGTCGGCGTAGTTCGCGGAGTCCTCGGGCGCCCGGACGTCGGCGGCCTCGCGCTGCGGCTTGACGGCCTTGAACCCGGCGTTGAGCTGGATGGGCATGGAGTCGCCCGCGAGGGTGTCGGGCCGTACGAGCGCCACGTCGTCGCAGGCCTTGCCCAGCTGGTGCCCGGCTCCGGCGAGCAGCACGGGCTGGCCGCCGTTGACGGGGTAGGACAGGGTGCTCTGGAACTCCTCGGCGGAGACGCCGTAGCCGCCGATGAAGGGGATGCCCTCGGCTTCGAGCGGGGCCATGAAGGCGCGCCCCCACTGGCTGTACGAGCCCACGACGGCCACGGCCTTGGCGGTGATCGCCTGCCGGGCGCAGTCGGCGGCGCCGCTCGCGGTGTTGTGCTCGTTGCAGGTCAGGACGCGGAGCTTGTGGCCGTTGATGCCGCCCTTGGCGTTGATCCAGCGCTCGTAGGCCTTGGCCATCGCGGGCATGCCGCCCATGTTGGTGGCCTTCGTGCCCTCGGGAGCCCAGGTCATGACGGTGATGGTGTCCCCGGAGCCCCCCGTGGCTCCGGGGAACAGTCCACAGCCGGTCAGCAGACACGCACCTGCCACCGTGCTCGTCGCCGTGGTCACCGCCCTGGTCAGGAGCGTGCGGGAGCGGGAACGTGATGCGGTTCGCCAGTCGGTCATGACCCGTCACACTTCCGGCCCCCGGGGAACTGAAGTGTGAGGTGTACACAACATGGGGTGACGCCCAGGTGAATTGCGGGGGACCTGTTGGTGGGCAAGGCGGGCAAGGGCAGCCAAGGTGGGCGGAGTGGGTCCCTCCGGGGGAACGTACGATCGAGCGCGTGACATTCGACCCAGGTTCGAAGAACTCTTCCCGTCGCGGCCGCCGCTCCACCACCATGGGCGGCATGCCCCTCAACGACATGCCGTGGTGGCGCTGGCGCACCAACGTGCGCTCGGCGCTGCACATGCTCTCCGACCCGGCCTTCCAGGAGGACACCTGGCTTGCCGGACTCGACGGCTACGGAGACGTCACCGACGCCGTCTACCGGCTCGTCGAGGACACCTGGCTCGACAACTGGTCCGCGGAGAAGTACGTCGGCACGATCTTCCGCGACTCCCAGGAGGCGGCCCTCGTGGACCTCGCCGTCCTGCGGGTGCTGCGGATCCTGCACCAGGTCGGGCCGGACGCCCCCGTCTCCGTCTACCTGGAGCACCACGCCTGGCCCGAGGCGGTCCGTGCCGCGCGCGAGGCGCACGTACGGCTGGCGGTGGCCGACGGGGACGATCCCGACGCCCGGCCGCGCTCCCTGGAAGTGCTGAGGATCCTCACACGGGCGGCGTGAGCGGCGTGAAGGGGCGCGGAGCAGCGCCGATGTGAAAGTCTTGCGGGTCATGAGCGAAGACCCGCAGGCGAATGAGCCCCAGCAGTACATCCTCACCCTGTCCTGTCCCGATAAGCAGGGCATTGTGCACGCCGTGTCCAGTTATCTGTTCATGACCGGGTGCAACATCGAGGACAGCCAGCAGTTCGGCGACCACGACACGGGCCTCTTCTTCATGCGGGTCCACTTCTCGGCGACGCCGCCGGTCACGGTTGACAAACTGCGGGCCAGTTTCGCGGCCATCGGCGACTCCTTCCGGATGGACTGGCAGATCCACCGCGCGGACGAGCGGATGCGGATCGTGCTGATGGTGTCGAAGTTCGGGCACTGCCTGAACGACCTGCTGTTCCGCTCGCGGATCGGGGCGCTGCCGGTCGAGATCGCGGCCGTGGTCTCCAACCACACCGACTTCGCCGAGCTGGTCGGCTCGTACGGCGTGCCGTTCGTGCACATTCCGGTCACCAAGGACACGAAGGCGGCGGCCGAGGCCGAGCTGCTGGAACTGGTGCGGGCGGAGAACGTCGAGCTGGTCGTCCTGGCGCGGTACATGCAGGTGCTGTCCGACACCCTGTGCAAGGAGCTGAGCGGGCGGATCATCAACATCCACCACTCGTTCCTGCCGAGCTTCAAGGGCGCGAAGCCGTACCACCAGGCGCACGCGCGGGGCGTGAAGCTGATCGGTGCCACCGCGCACTACGTGACGGCCGACCTGGACGAGGGCCCGATCATCGAGCAGGAGGTCGAGCGGGTCGGTCACGGGGTGACGCCGGAAGAGCTGGTGGCGGTCGGGCGGGACGTCGAGTGCCAGGCGCTCGCGCGGGCGGTCAAATGGCACAGCGAACGCCGCGTCCTCCTGAACGGCACCCGCACCGTCGTCTTCGCCTGACGTCTGGCCCCGGCGGGCAGCGCGGGTTCGGGCTGGGCCGAATCCAGCCTCGCCGGCGTTTGAGGCGCGGGTCCGGGCGGAGCCCGGGCGCTGCCGCAACCTTCAGCCTCGCCGGCGTTTGAGGCGCGGGGTCTGGGGCGGAGCCCCAGGGCCCGCAGGGGACGACGGCCCTGGCGGGCCGCCCCGGGCTCTGCCCGGACCCGCGCCTCAAACGCCGGCGAGGCTGAAGTGGGCCGGAGGCGGCCCGCCGGGCTGAAGTGGGCCGGAGGCGGCCCGCCAGGCTGAAGTGGGCCGGAGGCGGCCCGCCGGGCTGAAGTGGGTCGGGTGCGGCCCGCCAGGGCTAGAGGCGGCTTAGGGAGGCGGCGGCGGTGAGGACGTCTCGGATGGCTTCGCGGTCGCCGTGCTGGCCGGCGGCCGCGTCGTCCGGGGAGATGTGCCCCGCGGCCAACTGGCAGAATTCGACGCCGTCCAGCGCGATCTCCGCCACCGTGTGCTCCGCGGAGGTCGCCGCCGCCGGTGAGTCCAGGGCGATGTCCCAGCCGCCCCCGCCCGCGCCCTCGATCTCCAGGTGCAGCGTGCGCCCGGGGGTTCCGGCCGCGACCAGGCGGCGCGGCGGGGCCGCCAGCCCCGACCGGCGGCGGTCCGCCAGCGCCCCCGGGAGCAGCCGCGCGGCCAGGTCGATCATGCGGTGCAGGTGCGGCCCGGACGGCGGGTCGTACGGGTAGTCCACCGCCTCCGCGATGTCCCACGCGTGCACCCAGCACTCGAAGGCCCGCTCCAGGAACGCGTCCCCGAGCGGCAGCGCGAAGTCCCCGTAGTCCACGGCCAGCTCGGCGACCCCGTGCCCCGCGAACGACACGGTCCGCACCAGCGTGTGGCCCTGCTCCCGCCACGGTTCGCGGACCTGGCGGGTGACCGGGTGCGGCGAGGAGTTCCAGAAGTGCTCGGTGCGCCCGACCGGTCCGGGCGGCGCGTCCGGGCCGAGCGGGTCGTCCAGCCCGAGGGCCGTCGCGATCAGCCCGTCGACCGTCAGCAGGTGCCCGATCACCCCGGCCACCGTGGTCCGCCGGGACTGCCTGCCCTCGTCCTCGTACCACTTCAGCCGGACCGGCGTGTGCCATTCCGCGTCGCCGAAGTCCCGGAGCAGCGCGTCGAGCCGCGCGGTCTCGGTGTCGTACGGAGTCGCCCACACCGGAACCGGGATCCGGGCGGGCCGTTTGCCCAGGCAGTCCTCCAGCACCCGGGACCGCAGCAGCGGTTTCAGGTCGAGGGTCTCCTCGGGGCGCAGCAGGCCGACCGCGTCGCGCAGCCGCAGCGCCTCGTCGGCACAGGGCGCGCATTCGGTGAGGTGGTCCTCGACGGCCTGGGTCTCCTCCGGCGAGCACGCGGCCAGCGCCCACGCGCCGAGCAGGGACTTCAGCACGGCGTGCGTGGGCGGCGGCGAGGGAGCGGCGACCGGCGGAGGCGGTACGGACTCGGCCCGTACGGGCTCGGTCGGTACGGACTCGGGCGGCTCGGCGGCCACCGGCGGGAGGGAGGCCACCGCCGGCAGGTGCTCCCAGTCGTCGGCGGCTCCGCGCGGCCCCGGTATCCACGTACCGCCGCCGGCGCGCTCGCCACGGCCTTCGTACTCGTCATCGGGCGACTCGGCGGGGCCGTTCATCGGCTGCTTCCGTATCCGGGCGGGGAGAGGTCTTCCTGCGGCAGGTGGTTGGCGGTCGACAGGAGCTGCAGGCCGAGCCGCAGCCTGCGGCGCGCCTCGTCCTCGCTGATCTGCAGGTCGGCGGCGGCCTGGCGGTAGTCGCGCCGTTTGAAGTAGGCCAGTTCGAGGGCGGCCCGCAGCGGGGCGGGCATGGAGGTGACGATGTAGTCGGCGCGGGCGGCGGCGTTGGCGCTGCGGACCTTCTGCTCCAGCTCCTCGCGGGAGCCGCGGCCCAGTTCGGCCTGGCGCAGGCGCGCCACGGCCTGTCCCTGGGTGATCCGGGCGACCCAGGACCGCATGGAGCCCTGTTTGGGGTCGTAGGCGTCGGGGTTCTCCCAGATGTAGCCGAACACTTCGCGGGTGATGCGGTCGGCGGCCTTCTCGTCGCGCAGGACGCGGTGCGCGAGGCTGTGGACGAGTGACGCGAAGCGGTCGTACAGCTCTCCGAGCGCGGCGGCCTCGCCGCGCGCGAGCCGCTGTTGCATCCTGCGGTCCCAGCGGGGTGGTGCGTCCTTCGCCATGCTGCCCCCAGCCGTGTGTCGACTCCTTGAATGTAGTGGGCACATGGCCCCGCGCGCCTGTTTTGGGGCAAGCCCGCCCCGGAACCACACCCTCCGTGGTAAAGGACCCGACGCTGCGTCATGGGCACATCTGTACGCGCCCCATCGCGCTTCCCGTGCGCGGGTTCGATGCGGCCACCTGCTTGCCCACTTCGCTTAACGCGCAGGCCACCGAGGCCTTACGCTTCCGCCTGTCTTGATCTGAACCCCACCGCACATGTGAAGGCGGAAGCCGAATATGGACAGCGCAGAGTACGAGCGCAAGATCGCCGCCCGATTCGCCACCTTCGACCAGGACGGCAACGGCTATATCGACCGCGAGGACTTCAGCGCGGCCGCGAAGGCCGTACTGGCCGAATTCGGTACCACGGCCCGCTCGGACAAGGGCCAGGCCGTCTTCAACGGCGCCGAGGCCTTCTGGCAGGGCATGGCCGGGATCGCCGACGTGGACGGTGACCAGCGGGTGACCCGCGAGGAGTTCATCACCGGCGCGGCCAAACGACTTCGGGACAATCCACGGCGCTTCGCCGAGATCGCCCGTCCCTTCCTGCACGCGGTGATCGCGGTGGCGGCGGATGGGGACGACGAAGGCGGGGCGGGGACCAGCCCGGCCGCCGCGGCGCGGGTGCTGCGGGTCCTCGGTACCGCCCCGGAGCTGGCCGCGACCGTGGCGGCGGCGCTGGACACGGACGGCGACGGCCGGATCTCCGAGGACGAGGTCCTCGCCGCCTTCGCGGGGTACTGCGGAGTGGCGGCCCCGGACGCGTGAGCGGCCGTCCGGCCGACCGGATGTGAGGTGAGTGCGGGCCGCCCGGTGCGACCGGGCGGCCCTATCGTGTGGAGATCATTCCGTCATGACCTCGAACACGACCCCGAAAGCGGCAGACGTGACCTCAGACGTGACCTTGGAAGTACCCCCCACCGCGGCGGCATCCGGCACCTGGACGCTCGGTGACCTGGAGGTCAACCGGATCGGCTTCGGCACGATGCGGCTGCCGCAGTCCGGCGAGGCGCTGACCCCCGACGCCGTGCCGCGCGACCGCGGCCAGGCGATCGCCGTGCTGCGCCGGGCGGTCGAGCTGGGCGTGAACCACTTCGACACCGCCGCGTTCTACTTCTCGCCGCTGCTGTCGGCCAACGAACTGATCAACCGGGCGCTGGCGCCGTACGCCGACGACATCGTCGTCGTCACCAAGGTCGGGCCGGGCCGGGACCCCTCCGGCGAGTGGACCGACCACGCCGGGCCCGGGCAGCTGCGCGGCCAGGTGGAGGAGAACCTGCGCCAGCTCGGCCGGGACCACCTGGACGTGGTGAACCTGCGCATCGTGGGCGACGCTCCGATCGCCGAGCGGTTCGGGGTGCTGGCCGATCTGCGCGAGGCGGGGCTCATCCGGCACCTGGGGCTGTCCAACGTCCGCCCCCACCACCTCGCCGAGGCCCGCGCCATCGCACCGGTGGTCTGCGTACAGAACGCGCACGGCATAGGCGGCTCGCCCGAGCAGGCGGAGTTCCTGCGGGCCTGCGGCGAGCAGGGCGTCGCCTTCGTGCCGTTCTACGCGATCGCGGGCAGCGGGCGTACGGCGGGCGCGGGCGGTGGCGGCGAGAACGGCTACAAGGGCGACGAGAGCGCCGATGACGCGGTGCGGGCCGTCGCGCGCGCCCACGGGGTGAGCGCGGCGCAGGTCCGGCTGGCGTGGACCCTGCACCAGGGCCCGCACGTGCTGGCCATCCCCGGCACCGGCGACCCGGGCCACCTCGCGGAGAACGTGGCCGCCGGAGCGCTCAGCCTGTCCGCGGAGGACCTGGCGGCCCTGGACGCCGTCGGGCACGCGGCGGCGTAACGGCCGGCGGCTACGCGTAGCGCTCGCGCAGCTTGTACTTGAGGACCTTGCGCAGGGCGTCGTTGCGGGGGAGGGCGTCCACCAGCTCCAGCTGTTCGGGGAGCTTGTGGGTCGCCAGACCCTGCGCCCGCAGGTACGAGGTCACCTCGGCCAGCGTCAACGGCGCGGCGCCCGCGCCCTGTTCGCCGTCCGGGCGGCTTGCGACCTCGACGACTGCGCAGACGCGTTCGCCGCGCTCCGGGTCGGGGAGGCCGATGACGGCCACGTCGCCGATGCCCGGGAGGCGGTGCATGAGGTCCTCGATCTCCTTCGCGGAGATGTTCTCGCCCTTGCGGATGATGACGTCCTTGCTGCGGCCGGTCAGGACGAGGTGGCCGTCCGGGGTGAGGTGGCCGAGGTCGCCGGTGATCAGGTAGCCGTCGGCGTCGAAGACCTCGGCGGACTGGTCGCGGTTCAGGTAGCCCTGGCAGACGGCCTCGCCGCGCAGCCGGACCTCGCCGTCGGTGCCGGCGGGCAGCGGGGCGCCGTCCGGGGTGGTGATGCGGAGGGACATGCCCGCGGGCGGCCGGCCTTCGGTGGTGGCGAGGTTCTCGGCGGTGTCCTGCGGTGACCCCATGGTGATCATGGGGACCTCCGTCATGCCGTAGCCGTGGGTCAGCTGGCAGCCCAGTTCGCGGACGACCGCGTGGTAGATCTCCGGCGGCTTGGGCGCGCCGCCGCCCGCCAGCAGGCGCAGGGTCGGGATCAGCGGGACGCCGGGGGCCTTGCGCTGCTCGGTCAGGAACATCGAGTAGAAGGCGGTGGAGCCGCCCGCGATGGTGACCCCGTGGCGCCGGTACCCGGCCAGCGCGTCCGGCATCGCGAACTTCTCGAAGAGCACCGCGGGGAACCCGTACAGCAGCAGCATCACGGTGTAGTCGGGCCCCGCGATGTGGGCGAAGGGGAAGGCCATCGAGCCGATGTCGGCGGGGCCCAGGCGCAGGGCGTGGGCGAGGCAGGAGCCGCCCGCGATCAGGGAGCGGTCGGTGTGCAGGACGCCCTTGGGGTCGGAGGTGGTGCCGGAGGTCCAGTAGATCCACCGGACGTCGGTGCCGGAGGCGGGCGGCGGGGGCAGGACGGCCGGGTCTCCGTCGGGGAGGTCCTCGTACGCCTCGAACACGCCCCGGGCGCCGAGCCGCTCGGCCATCGCGGTGTGGTCGTGGCCGCGCCAGACACCGGGGACGGCGAAGAACTCGGCCTTGGACTCGCGCAGCGCGAAGCCGACCTCGCGGTCGCGGTAGAAGGGGATGACGGGGGACTGGACGGCGCCGATCCGGGCGAGGGCGACCGAGAGCAGGACGGTCTCGATGCGGGTGGGCAGCTGCCAGGCGACGACGGTGCCGGGGCGCACGCCCATGCCGTGGAGGCCCGCGGCGACGCGTTCGGCGCGGTCGCGCAGGGCGCCGAAGGTCAGGCTCCGGTCGTCGGCGGGGTGCTCGGCGGCCTCGATGAGCACGGGGGCGTCCGGGGTGAGGGCGGCGCGGCGGGCGATCAGCTCCCAGAGGGTGGCGGAGCGCTCCAGTTCCCGCGCGGTGTCCGTCGCGGTGTCCCTCGCGGTGTCGTCCGTCATTCCCGGCCTCCCCGGTTCAGGCAGTGCGGTTTCTGACCATCCGTCAGATACAGCGCAGAGCGTAGGGCTCCGGCGCTTGTCGGTCCAGGGGTGGCGGAGCTAGCTTGTTTCTGACGATCCATCAGATCTACCAGATCCATCGGATGGGTCGGACGCATCGGATGCCAGCAGCGAGGGGAACCGGATACATGGAACTGCCCCGGATCATCAGCGTCGACGACCACGTGATCGAACCCCCGCACCTCTTCGACACCTGGCTCCCGGCCAAATACCGCGACCGCGGCCCCAAGGCGCTCACCGCCGGAATCGGCGAACTCGCCTACACCGGCGGCAAGTACGTGATCACCATGGACCCCGACGGCCCGCCCACCGACTGGTGGATCTACGAGGACCTCAAGTTCCCGTACAAGCGCAACATCGCCGCCGTCGGCTTCGACCGCGACGACATGACCCTCGAAGGCATCACCCGCGCCGAGATGCGCCGCGGCTGCTGGGACCCCAAGGCACGGCTCCTCGACATGGACCTCAACCACGTCGAGGCCTCGCTGTGCTTCCCGACCTTCCCCCGGTTCTGCGGGCAGACCTTCGCCGAGGCCCACGACAAGGAAGTGGCCCTGGCCTGCGTGCGTGCGTACAACGACTGGATGGTCGAGGAGTGGTGCGGCGACAGCGGCGGCCGGCTGATCCCGCTCTGCATCATCCCGCTGTGGGACATCGGCCTCGCGGTCGCGGAGATCCGCCGCAACGCCGCCCGCGGCGTGCGCGCCGTGACCTTCTCCGAGATCCCCACCCACCTCGGCCTGCCGTCCATCCACTCCGGCTACTGGGACCCCTTCTTCGCCGTCTGCCAGGAGACGGGCACGGTGGTCAACATGCACATCGGGTCCAGCTCCCAGATGCCCGCCGCCTCCCCCGACGCGCCGCCCGCCGTCCAGGCCTCGCTCAGCTTCAACAACGCGATGGCCTCGATGATGGACTTCCTCTTCAGCGGGGTCCTGGTGAAGTTCCCGACCCTCAAACTCGCCTACAGCGAGGGCCAGATGGGCTGGATCCCCTACGCCCTGGAGCGCGCCGACGACGTCTGGCAGGAGCACCGTGCCTGGGGCGGGGTCCGCGACCTGATCCCCGAACCGCCCTCCACCTACTACTACCGGCAGATGTTCTGCTGCTTCTTCCGCGACAAGCACGGCATCGCCTCGCTCGATGTCGTCGGCCGCGACAACGCCACCTTCGAGACGGACTACCCGCACGTCGACTCGACCTTCCCGCACACCAAGGAGGTCGCCCTCGACCACGTCAAGGGACTGGACGAGGAGACCGTCTACAAACTGATGCGCGGCAACGCCATCCGGATGCTCGGCCTCGACTTCGACCGCGACCGGGGACGCGACCGGCGCCCGGCGGGACGGTAACCGCGGTGGACCTCACCTACACCGAGGAGGAGCGGGAGTTCCGGGCCCGGCTGCGCGAGTGGCTGGGCAAGACCCTCCCCGAACTGCCCGCCCGGCCGTCCCCCGACGACTGGCCGGGCCGCCGCGCCCACGACCTCGGCTGGCAGCGGCGGCTGTACGAAGCCGGGTACGCCGGGCTGCACTGGCCCGTCGACGCGGGCGGGCGCGGCGCCACCCCGACCCAGCACCTGATTTTCCTGGAAGAGACCGAGCGGGCCGGGGCGCCGTACGTCGGGGCCAACTTCGTCGGGCTGCTGCACGCCGGGCCCACCATCGCCGCCGAGGGCACCGCCGAGCAGCGGGCCCGCTGGCTGCCGCCCGTCCTGCGCGGGGACGAGGTGTGGTGCCAGGGGTTCAGCGAACCGGACGCGGGCTCGGACCTGGCCGCCCTGCGCACCAAAGCGGTGCGCGACGGGGACGAGTACGTGATCACCGGGTCGAAGATCTGGACCTCGCACGCGGAGGTCGCCGACTGGTGCGAACTGCTGGTCAGGACCGACCCCGGCGCCCCCAAGCACCGCGGGATCTCCTGGCTGGCGATGCCGATGGACGCCCCGGGCGTGACCGTACGGCCGCTGCGGACCCTGGCCGGGTCCACCGAGTTCGCGGAGATGTTCCTGGACGGGGTACGGGTCCCCGTCGGCAACCGGGTCGGCGCCGAGAACGACGGCTGGCGCGTCACCATGGTCACCCTGTCCTTCGAACGCGGCACCGCCTTCGTCGGCGAGGTCGTCGCCTGCCGCCGCACGCTGGCCGCGCTGGCCCGTACCGCCCGGGCGAACGGCCGCTGGGACGACCCGGTGCTGCGGCGCAGGCTGG
This is a stretch of genomic DNA from Streptomyces sp. NBC_00536. It encodes these proteins:
- a CDS encoding amidohydrolase family protein; amino-acid sequence: MELPRIISVDDHVIEPPHLFDTWLPAKYRDRGPKALTAGIGELAYTGGKYVITMDPDGPPTDWWIYEDLKFPYKRNIAAVGFDRDDMTLEGITRAEMRRGCWDPKARLLDMDLNHVEASLCFPTFPRFCGQTFAEAHDKEVALACVRAYNDWMVEEWCGDSGGRLIPLCIIPLWDIGLAVAEIRRNAARGVRAVTFSEIPTHLGLPSIHSGYWDPFFAVCQETGTVVNMHIGSSSQMPAASPDAPPAVQASLSFNNAMASMMDFLFSGVLVKFPTLKLAYSEGQMGWIPYALERADDVWQEHRAWGGVRDLIPEPPSTYYYRQMFCCFFRDKHGIASLDVVGRDNATFETDYPHVDSTFPHTKEVALDHVKGLDEETVYKLMRGNAIRMLGLDFDRDRGRDRRPAGR
- a CDS encoding acyl-CoA dehydrogenase family protein codes for the protein MDLTYTEEEREFRARLREWLGKTLPELPARPSPDDWPGRRAHDLGWQRRLYEAGYAGLHWPVDAGGRGATPTQHLIFLEETERAGAPYVGANFVGLLHAGPTIAAEGTAEQRARWLPPVLRGDEVWCQGFSEPDAGSDLAALRTKAVRDGDEYVITGSKIWTSHAEVADWCELLVRTDPGAPKHRGISWLAMPMDAPGVTVRPLRTLAGSTEFAEMFLDGVRVPVGNRVGAENDGWRVTMVTLSFERGTAFVGEVVACRRTLAALARTARANGRWDDPVLRRRLGRLHGEFGALWRLTQWNVSESTRSGGVPGTGGSVFKLRYSHARQELYDAAAEVLGAAGGALSLDEEWTLDRLSSLSYTIAAGTSQIQQNIVAERILGLPKGR